A window of Candidatus Dependentiae bacterium genomic DNA:
ATTTATGAAACCAAAACAAAAAAAAATATATGGTGGCTCACTATGTTCTGCTTTTTGTTTTGGTGCCGTAAGTGGAACGATCGCATCGCCATGCGTTTCTCCGGGTCTTATTGTTATATTAAGTTTAGTTGCGCAACTTGGCTCGCTCTTTTTAGGTTTTATACTATTATTTGCTTTTGGCATTGGACTGAGTATGCCGTTGATGATAATTGGTTCCTTCTCTGGATCATTAAATATTTTGCCACAGACCGGCCCCTGGATGCTTGAGATAAAACAACTTTTTGGTTTCTTGTTGGTAGGTATGTGCTTATACTTATTACAACCCCTTACACCCTTTTATATTATCTTATGGCTCTTGGCTGGTTTTGTCGTTGTTGTTGGTATTACACACTTTATCACTCGCTCGCAAGACTCGAACATATTGCGTTTGATAAAAAATAGCATTGGTTTCTGTTTACTTGCAAGCTCTCTTCTTATAGCTTTTAAAGCCTACCAAACCACATATCCACAACAAATTCAAAATAAAATAACTTGGCACACAGACTACTTTGCTGCACTTGAGCAAGCACAAAAAAATCATAAAAAATTATTGGTTGATATTGGTACACCTTTTTGCTCATTGTGCAGAACAATTGATAAACGTATCTTTTGTAACACCAATGTCCAAAATTGTCTGCAAAATTGTATTTCAGTAAAAATAGATGCTTCTAATACAAAGAATAGCTATTGTAAGCTACTACAAAAAAAGTATGGTATTATTGGGTTTCCCACTGTATTACTTATCGAACCAAACACTCAAAATGTATTAAAACAGTGGGGGAACGAGTTATACAATAAAACAACAGAGCAATTCACTTCTGAGATACAGCCACTTTTATAAACCCTAGTTTTATAACTCGTATTAAGATTTATCAATAAAACTAACGCTGCTTTTTAAACTCATCTTTACGGCCACGAGTTTTACGTGCATCACGTTTTTCGCGCTTGTTTTCTTCTCTCAACTTCAAGTACATTGTATCAATTACACGGTCAAGCACATCATAAAAACCAGTACCTTTATACTCATAGTGAGTTATCTCATCAAAACGTGGAGTCCTCACTCGTAGTTCAATACGATGATGCTCTCTTACTCTTGATGGCTCAAAAATCAAATCAATATAAATTGGTGGACGTTCACTATGTAAGAACTCTTCTATTTTTGCCAATTGCTGATTAGCATATGCTTCTATTTCTGAAGATTTCTCTATATTTCGAAACGTAATGCGCTTGTTCATAAGTTCTCCTTACTCCTTATAGATATATTTTTATATATAGCTTCAGAGTAACGCAATCTATAGCCAGATACAAGAAGGATGGTGTATCTATTTGTCGTTTATTGCACAAATTTTTTTATCTCATAAAAGTTAACTTTTTATTAGAAAATTATAAAAAAAATGAATCACCAACATGATCTTGCTCAATTAAAACATGTATTATCCTTACTACTTAAATTTTGCATATATTAAATTGTATAATGAAAAAAAAGAAAAACCTATTTACTTGATTTCTTACGAACAGCAAATTGTACCGGTACCCCTTGCAGATCATACTTTCTACGCATAACACCCTCAAGATATGCGAGTTGACTTGGACCAAACCAATCGGGTTGATTTACACGCAGAGCAACAGTAATTGGAGCTGTTTTAACTTGTTTTGCATAAATAAGTTGCAAGGGCTGTGTCTTATAAAAATGTTGACGGCGATAAAATGCATCTTTAAAAAGCATCGTGAGTTCTTGGCCAGAAAACTTTTGTGTATAACGCTGCCATACTTTTTTGAGCAATGGCATAATTTTACCAATATTTTTACCGGTTTTACACGAAATATTGAGCGTATGAATCTTATTAATTAAATAGTTGTATGGCTCTAGATTAAATTGTAAATTATGCTCAATTTCTTCATCAACTAAATCTTGCTTGTTAAATAAAATAACAAGCGCTTTGCCCTGCTCAATTACATAAAAAGATAGTTTTAGTTCTTGGTCTGATAAACACCCCTCAGAGGAATCAACTAATAGTAACACAATATGAGCATTTTCAAGTGCACGAAATGCTGTCTTGACCATCATCGTTTCTAATGGCTCGTCAATTTTTCTTCTCCTGCGAATTCCCGGCGTATCGATTACCAAAATATCTTCATGATAAAATGATATTTTCTCGCCAATAGCTTCTCTTGTAGTTCCCGGTATATCAGCAACTAGCGTACGCTCTTCTTGCAGCAATAAGTTAAGTAACGATGACTTACCCACATTTGGTTTGCCAAGTAATACAACTTTATAATCAGCACTCTCTTTTGTTACCTCGTACTCATCTTCAATGGCTCCTGCCTGCGGTAATACTGCTACCGATGCATCAAGTAAGTCACCAATAGCTATACCGTGAGTGGCAGAAATAAAAAACATAGTATCAAAACCAAGTGTTTTAAACTCATATTCATACTCTTTTGCTTTACTA
This region includes:
- a CDS encoding HPF/RaiA family ribosome-associated protein codes for the protein MNKRITFRNIEKSSEIEAYANQQLAKIEEFLHSERPPIYIDLIFEPSRVREHHRIELRVRTPRFDEITHYEYKGTGFYDVLDRVIDTMYLKLREENKREKRDARKTRGRKDEFKKQR
- the der gene encoding ribosome biogenesis GTPase Der, producing MAKKISKIVIIGRANVGKSTLFNRLSVDVKSLTFDYAGVTRDIMRDIACWKGKSFELVDTGGVQVGKTDDILAKAVSARARAGIEQADVIVFMCDATVGVLPHDRAIARELHKIGKPVILAVNKADSSKAKEYEYEFKTLGFDTMFFISATHGIAIGDLLDASVAVLPQAGAIEDEYEVTKESADYKVVLLGKPNVGKSSLLNLLLQEERTLVADIPGTTREAIGEKISFYHEDILVIDTPGIRRRRKIDEPLETMMVKTAFRALENAHIVLLLVDSSEGCLSDQELKLSFYVIEQGKALVILFNKQDLVDEEIEHNLQFNLEPYNYLINKIHTLNISCKTGKNIGKIMPLLKKVWQRYTQKFSGQELTMLFKDAFYRRQHFYKTQPLQLIYAKQVKTAPITVALRVNQPDWFGPSQLAYLEGVMRRKYDLQGVPVQFAVRKKSSK